One stretch of Rathayibacter festucae DSM 15932 DNA includes these proteins:
- a CDS encoding DUF1266 domain-containing protein, translating to MPLQNHPGDVEFPVRSRLRYARAADAHRRAPGGGIGRRALLVTAVAAPLGIVGFVLGLASAGGSTGLPIFTFGIGLVLGLALASIAFQIHDAGAPRRQQLAYRAEARTPAPTLRQQQLLALDAVSDFSFGGWNSSLAFQPTWAELPAELRARYADGAKGSPWPELPMPALTEQRGALDRDFRIASAEDVELFVADVLSRGPLSTRFAEVSASEDAERMRSRIAALTGESEFHLLERAQPVGGRPPVLLLAGDAERTIGAIRYAYVAGYLTADRAWALLESIGSRVFAQYSGWDGYWRDAAVAIAFRTDSLSAVQQYHRLRGELLASDWPAASTPYPESAS from the coding sequence GTGCCGCTGCAGAATCACCCGGGAGACGTCGAGTTCCCCGTGCGCTCCCGCCTGCGCTACGCGCGTGCCGCGGACGCCCACCGGCGCGCTCCCGGCGGCGGGATCGGCCGTCGCGCCCTGCTGGTCACGGCCGTCGCCGCTCCGCTCGGGATCGTCGGCTTCGTGCTCGGTCTCGCGAGCGCGGGCGGCAGCACCGGACTGCCGATCTTCACGTTCGGCATCGGCCTCGTCCTCGGGCTGGCCCTCGCGTCGATCGCCTTCCAGATCCACGACGCCGGAGCGCCCCGCCGGCAGCAGCTCGCCTACCGCGCCGAGGCGCGGACGCCCGCGCCGACCCTGCGCCAGCAGCAGCTGCTCGCCCTCGACGCCGTCAGCGACTTCTCCTTCGGCGGCTGGAACTCCTCGCTCGCCTTCCAGCCCACCTGGGCCGAGCTGCCCGCCGAGCTGCGCGCCCGCTACGCCGACGGCGCCAAGGGCTCGCCCTGGCCGGAGCTGCCGATGCCCGCGCTCACCGAGCAGCGCGGCGCGCTCGACCGCGACTTCCGCATCGCCTCCGCCGAGGACGTCGAGCTGTTCGTCGCCGACGTCCTCTCCCGTGGTCCGCTGTCGACGCGCTTCGCCGAGGTCTCCGCCTCGGAGGACGCCGAGCGGATGCGCTCCCGGATCGCGGCCCTCACCGGCGAGAGCGAGTTCCACCTCCTCGAGCGCGCGCAGCCGGTCGGCGGCCGCCCGCCCGTGCTGCTGCTCGCCGGCGACGCCGAGCGCACGATCGGAGCGATCCGCTACGCCTACGTCGCCGGCTACCTGACCGCCGACCGGGCCTGGGCGCTGCTGGAGAGCATCGGCTCCCGCGTCTTCGCGCAGTACAGCGGCTGGGACGGCTACTGGCGCGACGCCGCCGTCGCGATCGCGTTCCGCACCGACTCGCTCAGCGCCGTGCAGCAGTACCACCGGCTGCGCGGCGAGCTGCTGGCCTCGGACTGGCCGGCGGCGAGCACGCCGTACCCGGAGAGCGCATCGTGA
- a CDS encoding intradiol ring-cleavage dioxygenase codes for MSRIPEPDRTPDGLRYEGRALVRPDDEVVDQGLSFDVGTLLSRRMLDRRRVLGLIGVGAATTALAACSAVAGSASGTATSSASSSAAATTGEIPDETAGPYPGDGSNGPDVLSDSGIVRSDIRSSIDGGATAAGLPLAFTLTILDTANGGVPFENAAVYVWHCDASGGYSMYSDGITEETYLRGVQVADANGEVTYTSIFPACYSGRWPHIHFEVYPDVDSISDSGNAIATSQLAVPEDACTAVYALSGYEGSSENLAQVSLDDDNVFGDDGGELQLPTATGDATSGYRFALTVRVDTTTEPTGGSVPSGGGGGGAGGGRPPSA; via the coding sequence ATGTCCCGCATCCCCGAGCCCGACCGCACCCCCGACGGCCTCCGCTACGAGGGCCGCGCCCTCGTCCGCCCCGACGACGAGGTCGTCGACCAGGGCCTCTCCTTCGACGTCGGCACCCTGCTGAGCCGCCGGATGCTCGATCGGCGCCGCGTGCTCGGCCTGATCGGGGTCGGCGCCGCCACCACGGCGCTGGCCGCGTGCTCGGCCGTCGCGGGCAGCGCCTCCGGAACCGCGACGAGCAGCGCGAGCAGCAGCGCCGCCGCGACCACCGGCGAGATCCCCGACGAGACCGCCGGTCCCTATCCCGGCGACGGCTCGAACGGCCCCGACGTGCTGAGCGACTCCGGCATCGTCCGCAGCGACATCCGCTCGAGCATCGACGGCGGCGCCACCGCGGCCGGCCTGCCGCTCGCCTTCACCCTGACGATCCTCGACACCGCGAACGGCGGCGTCCCGTTCGAGAACGCCGCCGTCTACGTCTGGCACTGCGACGCGTCCGGCGGCTACTCGATGTACTCCGACGGCATCACCGAGGAGACCTATCTCCGCGGCGTGCAGGTCGCCGACGCGAACGGCGAGGTCACTTACACCTCGATCTTCCCGGCCTGCTACTCCGGCCGCTGGCCGCACATCCACTTCGAGGTCTACCCCGACGTCGACTCGATCAGCGACTCCGGCAACGCGATCGCGACCTCGCAGCTGGCCGTCCCCGAGGACGCCTGCACCGCGGTCTACGCGCTCAGCGGATACGAGGGCTCGAGCGAGAACCTCGCCCAGGTGAGCCTCGACGACGACAACGTCTTCGGCGACGACGGCGGCGAGCTGCAGCTGCCGACCGCGACCGGCGACGCCACCTCCGGCTACCGTTTCGCCCTCACGGTCCGCGTCGACACGACGACGGAGCCGACCGGCGGGTCGGTGCCCTCGGGCGGCGGCGGCGGCGGCGCGGGCGGGGGACGTCCGCCCTCGGCCTGA